Part of the Bacillus sp. N1-1 genome, ACTATATGGATAATTAAACTAGTACTACATATAAGGAGTGTTGGCAATGGACGCTATTTTAAATGCAATAACCGAGTTTTCCGCATTCATCTGGGGTTACCCAATGATGATCTTACTTTTAGGCGGAGGATTATTTCTAACAATAAGGTTAGGATTCTTTCAAATCCTGTTTTTTCCGCACGCCTTAAAACATACGATCGGTAAAGTATTCAAAAAAGAAAAAGGTGATGGCACCATTTCACCTTTCCAAGCATTTGCTTCAGCCCTTGCATCCACTGCTGGTGCAACGAACATAGTTGGGGTTCCTGTTGCCATTGCTTTCGGTGGACCTGGTGCGATTTTTTGGATGTGGGTAGTTTCTATTATTGGGATGTCGACCAAATTCTCAGAAATTGTGCTCGGCATCAAATATCGTGAAGAAGATAAAAACGGCGTTTATGTTGGTGGCCCTATGTACTACATAAGAAAAGGGTTAGGCTGGAAATTTGCCTCTTCTCTCTTCGCTTTTGGATTAATGATTGAAATCATTCCTAGTGTCATGGTACAAACAAACTCCATTTCAACACTTTCTGAAAGTGCTTTCGGTTTACCTACATGGCTTACTGGCGTTATTTTAATTATTCTGATTACCGCTGTTGTCTTTGGTGGAATTCGTAGAATAGGTGCAGTAGCTGAAAAAATCGTTCCATTTATGGTTCTTACATATATTGCTGGTGCGATCGGCGTCATGATTATTAATATTGAGGAATTCCCGAATGTAATAAGCCTAATTTTTGTCCACGCCTTTCAACCAATCTCTGCTGCAGGTGGATTTGCAGGTGCAGGCTTTGCTGCTGCGGTTAGATGGGGACTGGCTCGGGGACTTTATTCAAACGAAGCTGGGATGGGTACGGCATCAATCGCGCATTCTGCCGCACACACACCTCATCCTTGTAGACAGGGATTATGGGGCATTTTCAGCGTATTTATTGATACAATCGTCCTCTGTACCGTTACAGCCTTCACTGTACTTTTGTCAGGAGCTTGGAAAGATGTGAAGCCTTCTAATGCAGCTGATATGGTGTCTGATGCCTTCTCTGGATTAATGGGACCTACTTGGGGACCCATATTCGTTTCTTCTCTATTATTGATCTTTGTCATCAGTACGATTGGTGTACTCGTGTTTTACGGTGAAAAACAAGCTGAGTACTTATTTGGTATTCCTTTTTCTAGAGTGATGCGTTTCGTTTATATTCTTTCGATTTTTGTAGGGGCTATTGGTGGCCTTCAATTTGTTTGGGAGCTCGTTGATATTACACTCGCCTTGTTTGTTGTTCCGAACGTGATTGCCATTCTATTCCTTAGTAAGGAAGTAAAAGAACTAACCGACGATTATAAATTTAACTTCTTAAAGCAAGCTCAAACAAAAGATAAAGGCATTAGTTCATAGATTTTTCCTGAGACATTCACCTAATTTAGGTTCTCCTCCGCTCCCGCCTATATCATTTCTAGACGGCAACATACAGTGATAAAGAAAGAGAAATTAAAGGGGGACCTAATACTATGTACCATGCAAACAATGCACCATACGGAAACGAACCTTATCAGCCTGTAGCTGGAGCTTCATACGGCATGCCTTGTCATCGACCTGCCGGAAATGGATTTGCGCTAATCGTCGTTCTTTTCATCCTGCTTATCATCGTAGGAACAGCGTTTATTAAATGCTAGTCCACTGAGCAAGAACCAAATGGTTCTTGCTTTTTGCATGAGTGGAATTGTTCCATTTTCCATTCGCTGTTATAGTGATAAAGAATGTATGATGAAAGAAGTGATTCAATGAAAACCATTTTAATTGATATGGACTCTGTCATTTGTGATTTGATGTCAGAATGGCATCGCAGGTATAACGAAGATTATCAAGACAATCTTTCTGTTGAAAACCTTATGTGCTGGCGCTCTGAAGATTATGTGAAAAGCGAATGTGGAGAGAAAATATATGAGTACCTGGATCAACCCGGTATCTTCCTGCACTTAAAACCTCTTCCATATGCGATCGAAGTTCTTGAACGACTCTCTTTAAATTATGATGTCCTAATTGTAACTAGCAGCCGTACATATGCTTATACCGAAAAAGAACAGTGGGTTGAGAAGCACCTCCCTTTTATCGGTAAGAATAATTTGATTTTCTCTCATCGAAAAGAAATGATTCGCGGTGACTTATTGTTTGATGATGCCCCGCATAATCTGATTGCCTTTAAAAATACTGGCAGAACAGCGATCGCCATGAATTATCCTTATAATGCTAGCATTGATGTTCCTCGTGTTAACAATTGGCTAGAGTTTGAGAAATGGCTTTTAACATGGAAGTGAGGGCAAAACTCATGGAACAAAAAAAAGATCTCTTAATTATTGGGGGAGGACCAGCTGGTATTTCAGCTGCCATATGGGCAAAACGTCTCGGACTGAATCATTTGTTACTTGAAGAAAAGAATGATCTTGGTGGTCAATTAAATACAATCTACAATCAAATTGTCGATTACCCTGGCATGATCGCACCAAACGGCCAATATCTTCAGAAAAAACTTACTGAACATGCCCACAAAATAAATTTTGACTTTGCTTTAAATTCAGCTGTTACGTCAATTGATTGGAAGAAGAAAATTCTTAAAACAACCGCCGATGATACATATGAATTTCGCTCTTTGCTCATTGCTACAGGATCATCACCTAGAAAACTCCATGTTCCTGGTGAACAGGAAATGATCGACCAGAAAGAAGTATATTCAGCTACTCGAGATAAAACTAAATTTATTAACAAGGATGTAGCAGTAATTGGCGGAGGCGATCGAGCTTTTGAGGGTGCCTTACTACTTGCTGAGGCTGGCTCTCGAGTAACCCTTATTCATCGTTCTGATCATTTTAGAGCTCGTCAAGAATATAAAGATCCTGTGATAGAGCATGAAAACATCTCGATCCTTACCGGAACAATCGTAACTGGAATTAAAGGAAAAGGTAGAAAAGTTTTATCCTTATCTAATGAAGATTTTCATGAAACAATTGAAGTGGATGGTGTGTTTATTCGAATTGGTGTCCAAGCAAATACCGGACCTTACAGTGAAGGAATTGCAATTGATGACGAAGGCTATATAAAATGCAATGCATATGGTGAAACTTCACTTCCCTACGTGTATGCTGCTGGAGATGTTTGTACGCGCCCACTTTTGTCTAGCATCGCTTCTGCAGTTGGTCAGGGAATGACGGCTGTGAAACAATTATCGTTTTTTCTAGAAAATTAAAAAGGACCTGTGAGGTCCTTTTTAATTTGTCTCTATTTATGGAAACGTACGATGTCTTTTAACAGAAGTATTGCTTCTTCCAAAAATCAAACAAATGATAATGAAGAGAAAAATGCCAATCCCTAGATAAAGGATCGTGCTACTTGAAAGAATGGATTCTGTTTCCTCATCCTTAACTTGTGCAACAGGTTTAGCTTCACTTTTTTCCTCTGGAACGTTACTTTCTAAAGAAGTTGTCGTTAATAACTCTGAATCCAGAATTGAATGATTTGAATTTCCGACACTCTCGAGTTGGTTTTCGTTTGATAATGTAAGATCAATCGGATAATCGTCATTTTGATACAGAGTAATATCCTCTGAAAGACTGTATTTTTTTTGATTTACAACGCCAAGTTCAGTTCCCTTCTCAAACTCAACCGGTGTAAAGGCAGTAAAGCCGTAATTAAGAAGATTTAATGTATCCTGATAAGCTATTTTGTCATCAGTTGCTTTCATCGTAACAGCAATTAATTCTTGATCACCTTTCGAAGCTGTCGTGACCAGGGTAAAGCCAGATTTTGATACATAGCCATTTTTTCCACCAGTAACGAAATCATAATCAAGTAAGAGGCGATGGTGATTAATAAGGGTCGTCTCCCAGTCTTCCCCGCTCCACGTCATTTGTTTCATTCCAAATAGTGAGCGAAACTCTTCATTTTTCATCGCATACTGGGTTATTTTTGCCATATCCTTTGCAGTCGTAAGATGCTCTTTATCAAAAAGACCATTAGGATTTACAAAGTGAGTGTTCTGAACGCCTACTTCTTGTCTTAAAAATTCATTTAACTCATTAGAAAACGATTCCACATCTCCGCTCAAATGCTCTGCAATAGCAATTGCGGCATCATTTCCTGAATTAATCATCATACCCTTCACTAATTTATCTAATGGAACTGTTTCTCCTTCCTTTAAATAAACTCTCGTGCCCTCTGCTGCTCGTGCATTTTCGCTAACAGTAACCATCTCATCCATTTCATTGGACTTTACTGCCATTAATGCGGTCGCTATTTTCGTAATACTTGCAGGATACATTTCTGCTGAGCTGTTTTTCTCATAGAGAACCTGTCCTGTCTTTCCATCAATAAGGATCGCGGTCTCACTTCTAATGGTTGGCGTTTCTTTAGCAAATGTTACGACAGGAATAAAACTCGTTGTTAAGCAGATAACGACAATAAGATGCGCAATGTGTTTTAGACTCATGGAAGCTCCTCTTTCTTTTACGTGCTAACTACATTATTCGTTCTATTTCTGAATGAATTGTCTAGTAAAAAAGACCTGATCCGCATTTAATTATAGTCTCCTCTGCTTCATCTGAATATAGTTTATTTCTTTATACCCTATTCAACAAACTTTTAACTTAAAATCAATAGTTACTGGAATTTTAAAATGACAAAATAAAAAACCGCTTAAAGCGGTCTTGTTAAGAAGCATAGGATCCTTTCCATTGCTCTACAATATGTTGTGGCGCACTCCAACATAGCCAGGATACAAGTATTTTATTTTCTTCTGTTAACACCATCCAATATTCCACTCTTTTTTTGTCAAAATTCTGGTAAAATCCTGATTTTTTTATAAAACGTTCCATACTCAAATTCCCTCCAGTTTGTTCGTGTTATACATCATTAAATTCTATTAGGAACCTTCAAATCCTCTAAATTTTCAGAAAACTAAAAGGCATTTTTCCCATAATGTCCCTTTAACAAAGTTGTATAACAAGTCTTTCTCCTGAGCATCATATTAGTCAAGGAGGTGTACACAACATGGCAAACAACAATAGCTCAAACAATCTGGTAGTCCCTGGTGTACAACAAGCTTTAGATCAAATGAAGTACGAAATTGCAAGTGAATTCGGCGTTCAACTTGGTCCAGACTCCACTGCTCGCTCTAACGGTTCTGTTGGAGGAGAAATCACAAAACGTCTTGTCCAAATGGCTGAACAGCAAATGGGCGGCGGAAGCTACTAATCGCTAACTGAATAGTATGGATAAAGGAGGCGGAGAAATCCGCCTTCTTCTTATTCTCCAAGAAGATTAGATGTTTGAATCGCATATTCAATAAGATCACCTAAATCACTAATTTGATCTTCATTAATTTTACGGTTAAATTCTAATAAAATCTGTGTGGATAATGAAACATCCTGGTCAACCTCTGCATAAGGAAAAGAAACAGTTTGACGTATAGTCGGGCGATATCCCCAGATGGTACGGATGTCTTCTTCAATTTCAGCACATTCTTCTTCATCTGATATTATGACATCGAAGTATATTTTAATTTCACATCCAGGTTCAATCTGGTCTAGCTGTAGCTGTTCCGCACTAAAATTAGCGAGGTCGGCGTATAGCTCGATTGTCACATAGACATCTTCATTTCCCGTAAACTTCATCAGGTATTTTCTTGAAAGAGATGCGAGATCTACCAAATCTTCGCGACTTACAATCGAGATCTCTCCTTCAAGATCCCGATCATAAAGTTCTCCTTCTAACACTACTTTCACATTTTCATAAATGGTTGGATCAAACATACCGTCACCCCCCTATCGTTTCACTATATCATGAATGTTGGAGGGACAAGTAGTTAGGAATGACGCGGGTGAGATTTAGCAAATTGAATAAACGTTTCTTCATCTCCAATTTCACCACATGCAGCACATTGAACTCGAACATTTGGTCCTTTGTATTCCATATGAAAAGGATCCGCTTTTCCTTCCTCCATAACAGAAACCACTTCTCCTGACTCTGGATCTAACTTCACAGAAGTTGCTTTTTGCTCAATTTTATTAAATCTCATTCGATTCGTCTTACATCTTGGACACAAATATGCTGTCATAAACTCACTCCCTTTTTTATTAGTGTTCCACTAAAAAAGGAAATTTTATTCATTTAGTATGGTATGTGAAATTTAATATTTAAACGGGAATCTCTCCCGTCTTATTTCACTTCCTCCATTAACTTTTCTAACACATATTCAACCGATTGTACCCGCTCATTGAATTTTTTTGGCCCTGTATCTTTTTGCCAGGCTACAACCGAAATCATTTCAATATTTTCAAACGTATTCTTAATTTGAATTGGATACAAATATTTAGGTTTATTGTGCATAACCCACTCCCTCGCTAAAGGCTCCCAATCCTGAAGAAGCATTAATGCTCGATCTGCAAATGGTTTCACTTCTTCATAAAAATTCACCTTATAATCATCAAGGTGTGTGCGCGTTGTATATTGCACTCTTGCTTCTTCATTTATTTCTAATAACTTCTTAGTCAATTCACGTAATTTTTGTGTATTTTGCATGACCCTCACCCCCACCATTCCTATCCTAACACACGATATTCGTTTACATACAAAAACCTTATATCCAATAGGGACATAAGGTCAGAAGGGAACCATATTCAACTCTTTCTAGAAACTGAACAGACTCATGATCCAGGGACGCTTTCCTTTGCCCGTCGACTGACCTACTGCCTCTTGTATAGACGTGTGATCTTCAAGCTCAATCAATTTTTCTTCCAACATGTTTATTTTTTGCATTAATTCATCTAGTTCTGTTCGGTGCTGTAGAACTTGCACAGTAATCACTTCATTCGCTTTTTCCTCTAACTGACGCTCAAGCTGTTCCAATCTTACTGAAAAACGATCTAGTCTTTGTTCAAACCGTTCTGGAGATACCATAACCTGTTCTTGTGAACCGCTCGTTCCTGATGATTTGATTTTTTCCATTGAGTAACCCCTTCTTAAATCATTTTTAATCGATTTTAGTTCCTCAACTGTTTCGCTCGAAAAAAGAAAATGTCCGAGTTCATTCTTCTCACATGCTAAATCAAAATACTTTACCCACCTTTGAACAGTAGTAGGGTTTACACCAAGTTCATCTGAAACCTGCTTTGTTTTCAATAACATGCAATCCCATCCCTTCTGTCATTCTCAGGCCTTTGCCTGTAAGTTTGTATAATACATATTCTCTTTCCTCTCTTCATTGCCTTCCTCGCTGACAAAACTAGAACGGTTTCGTCAAAGGTAGTGGTTTACTGCTAAAGGAAAGTATTTTCGACAAAGAAGGGGCATGATTTTGTAACATCTGATCAAACTAAGAGTAGGAGGTGGTACAAATGAACAAAAAACAAAAATTTGATAAACCAAATCAGAAAACAAAACAGCAAGAACCGAAAACTGGGTACGGAAATAAGAAAACGGAAGGCCCCGATCGTCCTTCCACTTAAAGCAGGGTTTATCTCCTGCTTTTTTTAATGAGCAAATTTTCTATTTCAACAGCAACACGAATTTCGCTTCTTTTCTTTTCATACCAATCCGATAAGGCAAGTTCAGCTGGAAGCGTTATTTCATTATTTAGCATTTTCTTTACGAGTGATTGCCCATGGTACCAATCGCGTCTTTCTTTTCGATGATGATGAATGAGCGGATAAACTTGACGTAACATCTTGCCTTCTCGCTTTTTATTCATATACCGTTCATAGTCAAATCGCGCCCCTGTAGGATACGTATTTGTAGCGAAACGATAAAACTCATCAAAATGTGTCGGATGAAAGAGCAGTTTAGCCAATTTTTTTCCAAGCTCAATGCGATCTTTCGTATGACGGAAACGACTGACCGACAAACCGTATAACTCACCGCTCATAGTTGGAAAAAGAACAGTACTAAAATGAAACCAATCTTGAATTGTAAAAAAGAAAGAATGAAAAACTTCTTTTGCATAGGTATGATGTTCCATTACTGGTGCTTCAATCACATGCTGTTCATTAATAATTAGTGCCGTCATTAAACGCTCTTCATCACCAGTTTGGAAGAACTTTTCCCATTCCTGCAAAATAAAATCCGATATTCCTAATTTTTGTCCAAGCTCAAAAAAAGATTTGTTTCTTCTTTTGCTAACTTCGTATAGCATAAGCTGTGGCGCTGCATCATCAAATATTGTCCAATTTGCTCGTTCATATGTCATGAAGAAGTTGATTAACTGTTTCTTCGTTAATGCTTTTGGAAACCACTCTCCCTGTAAATCACACATACTCCAACCTGCATTCCGAGAAACCATTGAAGCTAGAAATGCCCATTTGATTTCTGGATTCCGTTGATAATAGTGATGATAGAATACGGTACGTGAAATATTATCCATATTCCACTTTTTCGTTTCTCTTCTAATTTGACGAATGATCTCCAACGCGTTTTTCACAACATTTTTCACCTGCTTGAAACATTTTTGTCGTACAACTCGTATTAAGTAAAGTAAAATAGATTCAGTGCACCTTCTAAATAGAAAGGATGATTAACGTGCCGATTCGATATCCGAACGGAAAGCCGTACGTCCCTTCGGCTCAGAATCAGCTGGCAAGTCAAAAACAAAAGTCATATAGCAATCGAGGTATGACACTAGAAGAGGATATTAATCAGAGTAATACGTATTATCTCTCAACAGGTAAAGCCGTTATTCACAAAAAGCCTACGCCCGTCCAAATTGTTAATGTTGATTATCCAAAACGGAGTGCGGCTGTTATTAAAGAAGCTT contains:
- a CDS encoding sodium:alanine symporter family protein, translated to MDAILNAITEFSAFIWGYPMMILLLGGGLFLTIRLGFFQILFFPHALKHTIGKVFKKEKGDGTISPFQAFASALASTAGATNIVGVPVAIAFGGPGAIFWMWVVSIIGMSTKFSEIVLGIKYREEDKNGVYVGGPMYYIRKGLGWKFASSLFAFGLMIEIIPSVMVQTNSISTLSESAFGLPTWLTGVILIILITAVVFGGIRRIGAVAEKIVPFMVLTYIAGAIGVMIINIEEFPNVISLIFVHAFQPISAAGGFAGAGFAAAVRWGLARGLYSNEAGMGTASIAHSAAHTPHPCRQGLWGIFSVFIDTIVLCTVTAFTVLLSGAWKDVKPSNAADMVSDAFSGLMGPTWGPIFVSSLLLIFVISTIGVLVFYGEKQAEYLFGIPFSRVMRFVYILSIFVGAIGGLQFVWELVDITLALFVVPNVIAILFLSKEVKELTDDYKFNFLKQAQTKDKGISS
- a CDS encoding YjcZ family sporulation protein, whose translation is MPCHRPAGNGFALIVVLFILLIIVGTAFIKC
- a CDS encoding 5'(3')-deoxyribonucleotidase, giving the protein MKTILIDMDSVICDLMSEWHRRYNEDYQDNLSVENLMCWRSEDYVKSECGEKIYEYLDQPGIFLHLKPLPYAIEVLERLSLNYDVLIVTSSRTYAYTEKEQWVEKHLPFIGKNNLIFSHRKEMIRGDLLFDDAPHNLIAFKNTGRTAIAMNYPYNASIDVPRVNNWLEFEKWLLTWK
- a CDS encoding NAD(P)/FAD-dependent oxidoreductase → MEQKKDLLIIGGGPAGISAAIWAKRLGLNHLLLEEKNDLGGQLNTIYNQIVDYPGMIAPNGQYLQKKLTEHAHKINFDFALNSAVTSIDWKKKILKTTADDTYEFRSLLIATGSSPRKLHVPGEQEMIDQKEVYSATRDKTKFINKDVAVIGGGDRAFEGALLLAEAGSRVTLIHRSDHFRARQEYKDPVIEHENISILTGTIVTGIKGKGRKVLSLSNEDFHETIEVDGVFIRIGVQANTGPYSEGIAIDDEGYIKCNAYGETSLPYVYAAGDVCTRPLLSSIASAVGQGMTAVKQLSFFLEN
- a CDS encoding D-alanyl-D-alanine carboxypeptidase family protein, yielding MSLKHIAHLIVVICLTTSFIPVVTFAKETPTIRSETAILIDGKTGQVLYEKNSSAEMYPASITKIATALMAVKSNEMDEMVTVSENARAAEGTRVYLKEGETVPLDKLVKGMMINSGNDAAIAIAEHLSGDVESFSNELNEFLRQEVGVQNTHFVNPNGLFDKEHLTTAKDMAKITQYAMKNEEFRSLFGMKQMTWSGEDWETTLINHHRLLLDYDFVTGGKNGYVSKSGFTLVTTASKGDQELIAVTMKATDDKIAYQDTLNLLNYGFTAFTPVEFEKGTELGVVNQKKYSLSEDITLYQNDDYPIDLTLSNENQLESVGNSNHSILDSELLTTTSLESNVPEEKSEAKPVAQVKDEETESILSSSTILYLGIGIFLFIIICLIFGRSNTSVKRHRTFP
- a CDS encoding alpha/beta-type small acid-soluble spore protein; its protein translation is MANNNSSNNLVVPGVQQALDQMKYEIASEFGVQLGPDSTARSNGSVGGEITKRLVQMAEQQMGGGSY
- a CDS encoding DNA alkylation repair protein, producing MTAYLCPRCKTNRMRFNKIEQKATSVKLDPESGEVVSVMEEGKADPFHMEYKGPNVRVQCAACGEIGDEETFIQFAKSHPRHS
- a CDS encoding YppE family protein, whose amino-acid sequence is MQNTQKLRELTKKLLEINEEARVQYTTRTHLDDYKVNFYEEVKPFADRALMLLQDWEPLAREWVMHNKPKYLYPIQIKNTFENIEMISVVAWQKDTGPKKFNERVQSVEYVLEKLMEEVK
- a CDS encoding MerR family transcriptional regulator, which gives rise to MLLKTKQVSDELGVNPTTVQRWVKYFDLACEKNELGHFLFSSETVEELKSIKNDLRRGYSMEKIKSSGTSGSQEQVMVSPERFEQRLDRFSVRLEQLERQLEEKANEVITVQVLQHRTELDELMQKINMLEEKLIELEDHTSIQEAVGQSTGKGKRPWIMSLFSF
- a CDS encoding DUF2515 family protein; the protein is MKNALEIIRQIRRETKKWNMDNISRTVFYHHYYQRNPEIKWAFLASMVSRNAGWSMCDLQGEWFPKALTKKQLINFFMTYERANWTIFDDAAPQLMLYEVSKRRNKSFFELGQKLGISDFILQEWEKFFQTGDEERLMTALIINEQHVIEAPVMEHHTYAKEVFHSFFFTIQDWFHFSTVLFPTMSGELYGLSVSRFRHTKDRIELGKKLAKLLFHPTHFDEFYRFATNTYPTGARFDYERYMNKKREGKMLRQVYPLIHHHRKERRDWYHGQSLVKKMLNNEITLPAELALSDWYEKKRSEIRVAVEIENLLIKKSRR